The Marinitoga sp. 38H-ov DNA segment ATCGTCAGTTTTTAAATCTAAAGTTCCAGTAAATGTAGCCCATTCAAAATTATTAACAAATGAATTTAATAATTCTTTTGGAACATCTAAACCTAAATTGCTTAGTTCATCAGTTAAATCTTTTGGTAAATAATTTGTTCTTAGATAATATAATCCAAATGTTTTATCATCATCAAATGTATTATTAGTAGGTACGATTTCATCATCAGTTAAAAGGTTAAATTTGCTATATAAGTATCCGTCTTTAACATATGAATATCCATAACCATTCATTGTTGATGTATTAATTTCTTCGTAGATCCCTGTATCATTATATCTTTTTTGAGGAACAAAGTTTAATTCGGAATTTTCATATGCTTCTTTATTTGTTGTGATTACTAAATAATCTTGCAGTTCACTTTTTTTAACAATATATGAAAAATTCAATCCCGCATCTTCAGGCATTAAAGCATTAATAACTTTTCTAAAAATTTCAATATATTTTTCTCCATTATTCAAAGGACCTAAAATTATTCCAAAATCATATGTATTTTCTTGAGGTTCAATAACAAAAATTCCAAAATTATTCTCTAGACCAGCATAAACTTCGCTGCTTTCAAGCTCTAATGATTGAATATATGCATCTATCATTCCTGTAATTAAAGTTTCAGCATATGTAGGATCATCTAAAACTTTTTGAAATGTAGGAACTGTTTTTAATTGTGAATAAACTTCTTTAGTGTTGTTCATAACAATAATTAACTTAGAATCTTTTGGAATAACTTGATAAATATTAGCAAAAATTCCAATAGATAGAATTAAAATTAAAAATGAAACTATAATCTTTTTCATAACCCACCTCCATAATATTTTTCTATAATTATTATATCATATTTTAGATAAATAGAGTTACAATAATATAAAAAAATCTTCGCTTTCGCGAAGATTATGGTTTTTGATAAGCTTTTATTATATCATTTACTAATGGTTTCATATTATTTTTCGCTATTGAAATAGTATATTGATCAATTAGCATTTCTCTAAACCATTTTTCTGTATTTGATTTAGGTATTAAATCATTTTCAAAAATTTCAGTATTATACATATCTTTAAATACTTTTGAAAAAACTGAAGCAACTAATTCAGCAGCAACATCTTCTTTTTTTGCATTTTGATAATTATAATTATTTAATCCAGTAATTGGGGAAATCATTACATCACCACCACTTCAGCATATAAATATCCTGCAGAAGATAAATTTTGTATAATAGCAATAACATCTTGAGGGGTAGCGCCTGCTGCCTTTAAAGCATTTACTAAATTGTATATTGTTGCTTCACTATCTCCAACTTTCCCATTATCAACAGAAATAACAAAATTTCCATAATTAATAGTAAAATCTGCAATTTTAACCTTTC contains these protein-coding regions:
- a CDS encoding rod-binding protein, coding for MISPITGLNNYNYQNAKKEDVAAELVASVFSKVFKDMYNTEIFENDLIPKSNTEKWFREMLIDQYTISIAKNNMKPLVNDIIKAYQKP